One Enterococcus silesiacus genomic window carries:
- a CDS encoding MutR family transcriptional regulator, with product MKDYGTLIKKIRLEKGLSQKNIYEGIMTRQTYYLIETNVSMPSFDKFLMILEKLFISVDEFLYLVDPEMCPTEMQLYHQLSEAVFKKDQKMLDFLTEKSQQLYSLSNKQHYFHLNLITQAMSYLNKVPVEPESINFLNELMQPIKQYLIGIDKWYLYELKLLNNSLYCFELSEAIALGTLVGKKIDVLSDLEQYQDIKLRIYLNLSSLCLNCQDYENTLFFSTLAKENAQNNYRLFETIIAKLNYEIAQTASLKQSENRQITHYLTILEDLDYKETVLEYQKILKSNAIYY from the coding sequence TTGAAAGATTATGGAACGTTAATAAAAAAAATACGCCTAGAAAAAGGACTTAGTCAAAAAAATATCTATGAGGGGATTATGACCCGTCAAACATATTACTTAATCGAGACAAATGTCAGTATGCCATCTTTCGACAAGTTTTTGATGATACTGGAAAAGCTGTTTATTTCTGTTGATGAATTTCTTTACTTGGTTGATCCAGAAATGTGCCCAACAGAGATGCAGTTGTACCATCAACTAAGCGAAGCTGTCTTTAAGAAGGATCAAAAAATGCTTGATTTCCTTACTGAAAAATCACAACAACTTTATTCCTTGAGCAATAAGCAGCACTATTTCCATCTAAATTTAATCACCCAAGCAATGTCTTATTTAAACAAAGTCCCAGTAGAACCTGAGTCCATTAATTTTTTAAACGAATTGATGCAACCAATTAAGCAATACCTGATCGGCATCGATAAATGGTATCTTTATGAATTAAAACTGTTAAACAATTCCTTATACTGTTTTGAGTTATCTGAGGCAATTGCTCTAGGAACGTTGGTCGGCAAAAAAATCGATGTCCTCAGTGATTTGGAACAATATCAAGATATTAAGCTTAGAATTTACTTAAATCTTTCTAGCTTATGCCTTAATTGCCAAGATTATGAGAACACCTTATTTTTTTCGACTTTGGCTAAAGAAAATGCTCAAAATAATTATCGGCTATTTGAAACGATCATCGCAAAACTAAACTATGAAATTGCTCAAACCGCTAGCCTAAAACAGTCAGAAAACCGTCAAATTACTCATTATCTGACTATTTTAGAAGATTTAGATTACAAAGAAACTGTACTTGAGTACCAAAAAATCTTAAAATCAAACGCTATTTATTACTAA
- a CDS encoding S26 family signal peptidase — MAEERSKKQQPAKKRRTKSPPRQSTDEKPAAKRPKATAKTVNKKSQPKKKKRKQSAVSQKKRPVVAHQSKNPVYTVLFNVVFYGFILIMILGSIAFATTGNTDKSVLGYRFFGVLTDSMVPRDPEKQKGGFHSGDIIIVKNIAGDQAKVGDIITFRPSIKSQAFLTHRVKEKLDHLGDTKGTYYITQGDANLAEDVPINEKQVIGKKVTVIPKVGAFLSFIRENPVVSIIFLISVFGFITIIRYYILNK, encoded by the coding sequence ATGGCAGAAGAGCGGAGCAAGAAGCAACAGCCTGCTAAAAAAAGACGAACAAAATCACCACCAAGGCAATCAACAGATGAAAAACCAGCAGCAAAGCGGCCAAAAGCAACAGCCAAGACGGTAAATAAAAAGTCGCAGCCCAAAAAGAAAAAAAGAAAACAATCAGCTGTTTCACAAAAAAAACGACCTGTTGTTGCTCATCAATCTAAAAATCCTGTGTATACCGTATTGTTTAATGTGGTTTTTTATGGATTTATTTTAATCATGATTTTGGGCTCTATTGCTTTTGCAACGACGGGCAATACAGATAAAAGTGTCTTAGGTTACCGTTTTTTTGGCGTATTGACAGATTCAATGGTGCCAAGAGATCCTGAAAAACAAAAAGGCGGTTTTCATTCTGGAGACATTATCATCGTTAAAAATATCGCAGGTGATCAGGCTAAGGTTGGAGACATCATCACATTTCGACCAAGTATTAAAAGTCAGGCCTTTTTAACGCATAGAGTAAAGGAAAAGTTAGATCATTTAGGCGATACCAAAGGGACTTACTACATCACACAAGGTGATGCCAATTTAGCAGAAGATGTTCCAATCAACGAAAAACAAGTAATTGGTAAGAAAGTCACTGTCATTCCCAAAGTGGGTGCTTTTCTAAGTTTTATCCGTGAGAATCCAGTAGTATCAATTATCTTTTTGATTTCAGTATTTGGATTTATCACGATTATAAGGTACTACATTTTAAATAAATAA
- a CDS encoding resolvase, with amino-acid sequence MAVIGYMRVSTHQQKFDSQQKALEQYGVDQIYKERESGRKTSRSELNKVLSCLKAGDTLVIFKLDRLSRGTKQLLNLLEEFDQRNIHFVSIQNNIDTTTAMGRFFFTVMGAFAEMEAELIRERVMAGLEAAKENGKQLGRPPRTKEVNEALKLYVNSDLSVPEIAKKCNISVPTVYNHIRKQNLLRKVN; translated from the coding sequence ATGGCTGTTATAGGCTATATGCGTGTCAGTACGCATCAACAAAAATTTGATTCTCAACAAAAAGCGCTTGAACAATATGGCGTGGACCAAATTTATAAGGAACGAGAAAGTGGTAGAAAAACTTCTAGAAGTGAGCTGAATAAAGTATTATCCTGTTTAAAAGCAGGTGATACGCTGGTGATCTTCAAGCTTGATCGTTTATCTCGTGGAACAAAGCAACTGCTGAATTTATTAGAAGAATTTGATCAGAGAAATATTCATTTTGTCAGTATTCAAAATAATATCGATACAACAACTGCAATGGGCCGCTTTTTTTTCACTGTTATGGGGGCATTCGCTGAAATGGAAGCAGAATTGATTCGTGAAAGAGTGATGGCAGGTCTTGAAGCCGCCAAAGAAAACGGTAAGCAACTAGGACGCCCACCGCGAACTAAAGAGGTAAACGAAGCGTTGAAGCTTTATGTTAATTCAGATTTGTCGGTTCCTGAAATTGCAAAAAAATGTAATATTTCTGTACCAACAGTGTATAACCATATCCGTAAGCAAAACTTACTAAGAAAAGTCAACTAA
- a CDS encoding multidrug resistance protein SMR encodes MSWLFLIAAGIFEMLGVGSISRFNLNKDKKSLLMLFLTFGSSFIFLYLAMKNLPMGISYAIWTGIGAAGGAILGMLFYGESKDWRRIIFIGVILASVIGLKLIG; translated from the coding sequence ATGAGTTGGTTATTTTTGATTGCCGCGGGAATTTTTGAAATGTTAGGCGTCGGATCGATCAGTCGTTTTAATCTTAATAAAGATAAAAAGTCCTTATTAATGTTGTTTTTAACATTTGGCAGTAGCTTTATCTTTCTTTATTTAGCAATGAAGAATTTGCCGATGGGGATTTCGTATGCTATTTGGACAGGCATTGGAGCTGCTGGAGGAGCTATTTTAGGCATGCTTTTTTATGGGGAATCAAAAGATTGGCGTAGAATCATTTTTATTGGTGTTATTTTAGCTTCTGTTATTGGTTTAAAACTGATTGGGTAA
- a CDS encoding multidrug resistance protein SMR: MNKDWIKLMIGAFFEVLWVIGMKHSNMWWEILLTVLAIFISFYALIRAGETLPVGTAYAVFVGLGTAGTVITGILFFGEEFKISKILLIVLLLIGVMGLKFVTGEKGAEQK, translated from the coding sequence ATGAATAAAGATTGGATAAAATTAATGATCGGAGCATTTTTTGAGGTGTTATGGGTGATTGGGATGAAGCATAGTAATATGTGGTGGGAAATTTTGTTAACAGTCCTAGCTATTTTCATCAGCTTCTATGCACTGATTCGTGCAGGTGAAACATTACCTGTTGGAACAGCTTATGCAGTATTTGTCGGCTTAGGGACTGCTGGTACAGTGATTACAGGAATCCTGTTTTTTGGAGAGGAATTCAAAATATCTAAGATTCTGTTGATCGTATTATTATTGATCGGTGTAATGGGATTGAAATTCGTAACCGGAGAGAAAGGAGCTGAACAAAAATGA
- a CDS encoding aminopeptidase, whose translation MSIIEPAVTQKFHKSFVENNKQNALQRGVVKNGITASAQNQSAEVNNVPVFSVDLTTGKVANQKQSGRCWMFAALNTFRHKMINSFNLKDFELSQNYTFFWDKYEKSNYFYENIIATADQELDSRKVAFLLATPQQDGGQWDMIVSLFQKYGVVPKTAMPESSNSSNSRDLNNYLNKKLRKDATTLRELIASGKTAAEVQTAKEAMLGEVYNFLAISLGTPPETFDFEYRDEEKNYHLDQQLTPQSFYDKYVGVDLDDYVSVINAPTADKPYNQTYTVEMLGNVVGGKEVKYINVDMTTFKNLAVAQLEQGESVWFGCDVGQSSTRDSGIMSLDAYDMNDLFDIDFTMTKAQRLDFGESLMTHAMVLTGVDLIDGASTKWKVENSWGEKVGDKGFFVMSDAWMDEYTYQIVVRKELLSQELQKVWAQAPTVLAPWDPMGALA comes from the coding sequence ATGTCAATAATCGAACCTGCAGTAACACAAAAGTTTCACAAGTCATTTGTGGAAAACAATAAACAAAATGCTTTGCAACGCGGAGTTGTCAAAAATGGAATTACGGCTTCTGCTCAAAATCAGAGTGCTGAGGTAAATAATGTACCGGTATTTTCAGTAGACCTTACAACTGGAAAAGTAGCAAACCAAAAACAAAGCGGCCGTTGCTGGATGTTTGCAGCATTGAATACCTTTAGACACAAAATGATCAATAGCTTTAATTTAAAAGATTTCGAACTTTCGCAAAACTATACCTTTTTCTGGGACAAATACGAAAAATCGAATTACTTCTATGAAAATATTATCGCAACAGCAGATCAAGAGTTAGACAGCCGTAAAGTTGCTTTTCTATTAGCGACACCACAACAAGATGGTGGACAATGGGATATGATCGTATCACTTTTCCAAAAATACGGGGTTGTGCCAAAAACAGCGATGCCTGAAAGCAGTAATAGTTCTAATTCTCGCGACCTAAACAACTATTTAAATAAAAAGCTAAGAAAAGATGCAACGACTTTGCGTGAGTTGATCGCTAGCGGAAAAACAGCGGCAGAAGTTCAAACAGCTAAAGAAGCGATGCTTGGTGAAGTCTATAACTTTTTAGCAATTTCACTAGGTACACCACCAGAAACCTTCGATTTTGAATACCGTGACGAAGAGAAAAATTATCACTTGGATCAACAGTTAACACCGCAATCGTTCTATGATAAATATGTTGGTGTGGATCTTGATGACTATGTAAGTGTGATCAATGCACCAACAGCAGATAAACCTTACAATCAAACATACACTGTAGAAATGCTAGGGAATGTTGTAGGCGGTAAAGAAGTCAAATATATCAATGTGGATATGACAACATTCAAAAATTTAGCAGTCGCTCAATTAGAACAAGGCGAATCGGTTTGGTTTGGCTGTGATGTAGGTCAATCATCTACGAGAGATAGTGGAATTATGTCTTTAGATGCGTATGATATGAATGATTTATTCGATATCGATTTCACGATGACAAAAGCACAACGCTTAGATTTCGGTGAAAGTTTAATGACTCATGCGATGGTATTAACTGGAGTGGATCTGATCGATGGTGCTTCAACTAAATGGAAAGTCGAAAATAGCTGGGGTGAAAAAGTCGGCGACAAAGGGTTCTTTGTGATGAGTGATGCTTGGATGGATGAATACACCTACCAAATCGTTGTACGTAAAGAGCTTCTATCACAAGAATTACAAAAAGTGTGGGCGCAAGCACCCACTGTTTTAGCGCCATGGGATCCAATGGGCGCACTAGCTTAA
- a CDS encoding GntR family transcriptional regulator produces the protein MLLEIDAQSQTPIYQQICNQLILGIATKKLKPGEVLPSVRQMADEIGVNMMTVSKAYTLLKNDGYILTDRRNGTKVAEKQSLYPPFQERFLKELELLLAEASIHRLSENTVQEKVKQIYQKFEQ, from the coding sequence ATGTTATTAGAAATAGATGCTCAAAGTCAAACGCCAATTTATCAACAAATTTGTAATCAGCTCATCCTCGGAATTGCAACAAAGAAACTGAAGCCCGGTGAAGTGCTTCCTTCTGTGCGACAAATGGCGGACGAAATTGGCGTAAATATGATGACCGTTTCAAAAGCCTACACTTTATTGAAAAATGACGGCTATATTTTAACAGATCGCAGAAATGGTACTAAAGTTGCTGAAAAACAATCATTGTATCCTCCATTTCAAGAACGATTTTTAAAAGAATTGGAACTATTATTAGCAGAAGCTTCTATTCATCGACTTTCAGAAAATACGGTACAAGAAAAAGTTAAACAGATTTATCAAAAATTTGAACAGTAA
- a CDS encoding kinase, with the protein MKKFLILLAGSPATGKTYLIQRISEQIPDILLITPDEGKELLADSVGFDTLAEKALLEKKVWHFYYGVLALYMDVGKQVIVSEYPFSDKQKEKLARLAEIYEYEVITVRLVADFEVLWERRHKRDLEPDRHLSHLMTHYHFGDNLENRVMADNHITKEKFKQIIEAREYNQFQLGELHEFDVTDYQKVDYSALIEYLKNKIENATEK; encoded by the coding sequence ATGAAGAAATTTTTGATTTTATTGGCTGGCAGTCCTGCAACGGGGAAGACTTATCTGATCCAAAGAATCAGTGAACAAATTCCAGATATCCTCCTGATTACGCCAGATGAAGGCAAGGAATTACTTGCAGATTCAGTTGGTTTTGACACGCTTGCTGAAAAGGCTCTGTTAGAAAAGAAGGTTTGGCACTTTTATTATGGTGTTCTAGCGTTATATATGGATGTTGGGAAACAAGTGATTGTGTCAGAATACCCATTTAGTGACAAGCAAAAAGAGAAACTAGCACGGTTAGCCGAAATCTACGAATATGAAGTGATTACTGTTCGTTTAGTGGCCGATTTTGAAGTATTATGGGAACGAAGACACAAGCGTGACCTAGAGCCTGATCGGCACCTTAGTCATTTAATGACACATTATCATTTTGGAGACAACTTAGAAAATCGCGTAATGGCAGATAACCATATTACAAAGGAAAAATTCAAACAAATAATTGAAGCAAGAGAATACAATCAGTTTCAGCTAGGTGAATTACATGAATTTGATGTTACAGATTATCAGAAAGTTGATTATAGCGCTCTAATTGAATACTTGAAAAATAAAATTGAGAATGCAACTGAAAAGTAA
- a CDS encoding iron ABC transporter substrate-binding protein, with the protein MYTTLKEVTKTAEELNFTVGAFNAHNLEMLPEMIRAAKEMGAPIIIQTSVDTAKYIGYDVLVSVVKTMAEKEMVDAVLHLDHARNFDDIKEAIDLGYTSVMYDGSHLPFKENILKTKAVVEYAHKKGVSVEGELGTIGGTEEGIHVEENDKVYTKPEDARTFVQATGIDALAIAIGTNHGQFKSKTEVNIPLLKEINAVVDIPLVIHGGTGVKEEDYPELINNGIRKFNVGTELLVNWTKTAKESFEETTVNKSLRYNIIPANEACRDIVKHKIGLFMNVENPLHIG; encoded by the coding sequence ATGTATACAACATTGAAAGAAGTCACAAAAACTGCGGAAGAATTGAATTTTACAGTAGGTGCTTTTAACGCCCACAATTTAGAAATGCTACCTGAAATGATTCGAGCAGCCAAAGAAATGGGTGCACCAATTATTATCCAAACCAGTGTGGATACAGCTAAATACATTGGGTATGATGTGTTAGTTTCGGTAGTCAAAACAATGGCTGAAAAAGAAATGGTTGATGCAGTTCTTCATTTGGATCATGCAAGAAATTTTGACGATATCAAAGAAGCTATTGATCTTGGCTACACATCTGTCATGTATGATGGTTCTCATTTGCCATTTAAAGAAAATATTTTAAAAACCAAAGCTGTGGTGGAATATGCCCATAAAAAGGGTGTTTCTGTTGAAGGCGAGCTGGGTACAATTGGGGGAACTGAAGAAGGGATTCATGTAGAGGAGAACGACAAAGTCTACACAAAACCAGAAGATGCTCGTACTTTTGTACAGGCTACAGGAATCGATGCTTTGGCCATTGCGATCGGAACGAATCACGGTCAATTTAAATCCAAAACAGAAGTCAACATACCTTTATTAAAAGAAATTAACGCAGTGGTTGATATTCCACTAGTCATTCATGGTGGAACAGGCGTAAAAGAAGAAGACTATCCCGAACTAATTAACAATGGTATCCGTAAATTCAATGTAGGGACGGAACTCTTAGTGAATTGGACGAAAACAGCGAAAGAATCATTTGAAGAAACTACCGTCAATAAATCATTACGCTACAATATCATTCCAGCTAATGAAGCATGCCGTGATATCGTCAAACATAAAATAGGATTGTTTATGAATGTAGAAAATCCACTCCATATAGGGTAG
- a CDS encoding PTS ascorbate transporter subunit IIC, protein MGVVNFIIENILTQASITISMIAMLGLILQKKSIGQVLSGSLKTLLGFQVLSAGSSIIVGSLTYFGEIFTEGFHMQGIIPSIEAINGQAMNELGLGRDIALTFLAIFVFNILIARFTKWKYIFLTGQAILWMATMTTVFGYFAGLRGLVLIIVGGFIGGVFAVAMPAIAQPFIRKITGSDDIALGHFCTIGYLFEAGVAWIFGERSENKKSVEDLKLPKSFEFLQDTYLSVMVVMVPLYIVTVLFAGETFASTLSGNQNYIMFAFLQAIQFVVGVYVLLAGVRLLLGEIVPAFRGIAMKLVPNAIPALDCPVFFPYSPNAVILGFITTTIGAVLAMFILPTFGLAMILPGMLTNFFAGGTAGIFGNAVGGRRGAIIGGIAHGFFITLLPALLVTIFNSMGFINATATDVDTVTAALLYAWIISPIMKAF, encoded by the coding sequence ATGGGGGTAGTTAATTTTATTATCGAAAATATTTTAACACAAGCATCGATCACGATCAGCATGATTGCGATGTTGGGATTGATTCTACAAAAAAAATCGATTGGTCAAGTGTTATCGGGATCATTAAAAACGTTGTTAGGGTTTCAAGTGTTAAGTGCTGGTTCTAGCATTATTGTTGGGAGTCTGACCTATTTTGGCGAGATTTTTACAGAAGGATTTCATATGCAAGGAATCATTCCTTCTATCGAAGCGATCAACGGACAGGCAATGAATGAGCTTGGATTAGGACGGGATATTGCGTTAACATTTTTGGCTATTTTTGTATTTAATATTTTGATTGCTCGTTTTACAAAGTGGAAATATATTTTCTTAACAGGTCAAGCGATTTTATGGATGGCGACGATGACGACGGTGTTTGGATATTTTGCAGGACTTCGTGGGCTCGTATTGATCATTGTCGGAGGCTTTATCGGGGGTGTTTTTGCTGTCGCAATGCCGGCGATCGCTCAACCTTTCATTCGAAAAATAACAGGATCAGATGATATTGCCCTCGGACATTTTTGTACGATTGGTTATTTATTTGAAGCAGGTGTTGCTTGGATTTTTGGCGAACGCAGTGAAAACAAAAAGTCAGTGGAAGACCTTAAACTGCCAAAATCATTTGAGTTTCTGCAAGATACGTATTTGTCTGTGATGGTCGTGATGGTTCCCTTATATATTGTCACCGTGTTGTTTGCAGGAGAAACATTCGCTTCAACCTTATCAGGCAATCAAAACTATATTATGTTTGCCTTTTTACAAGCGATTCAATTTGTAGTTGGTGTTTATGTATTGTTGGCAGGGGTTCGGTTGTTACTTGGAGAAATCGTACCAGCATTTAGAGGAATCGCAATGAAACTCGTCCCAAATGCAATTCCAGCACTAGATTGTCCGGTATTTTTCCCATATAGCCCAAATGCAGTGATTCTCGGCTTTATCACAACAACAATCGGGGCGGTTTTAGCGATGTTCATTTTGCCAACATTTGGCTTGGCCATGATTTTGCCAGGAATGTTGACTAACTTTTTTGCAGGCGGTACCGCGGGGATTTTCGGAAATGCAGTTGGCGGTAGACGGGGAGCGATTATTGGCGGAATCGCGCATGGCTTCTTTATTACTTTATTACCAGCTTTATTGGTGACGATCTTCAACAGTATGGGATTTATCAATGCTACGGCTACTGACGTGGATACTGTTACTGCGGCGCTCTTATACGCCTGGATCATTAGCCCAATCATGAAAGCTTTTTAA
- a CDS encoding PTS ascorbate transporter subunit IIB: MKKLTILFVCGAGLGSSFAAQMAAEDVLNQKGVEAKLEHTDISSAVSMNPDIIITAQNFKTQFEKFSIDEEKTAIIYLKNIVSKAEIDEKITPVLQAKGVI, from the coding sequence ATGAAAAAACTAACGATTTTATTTGTTTGCGGAGCAGGCTTAGGCAGTAGTTTTGCTGCACAAATGGCAGCAGAGGATGTATTAAATCAGAAAGGAGTCGAAGCGAAACTTGAGCATACAGACATCTCATCAGCGGTTTCTATGAATCCAGATATTATTATTACAGCACAAAATTTTAAAACGCAATTTGAAAAATTTAGTATCGATGAAGAAAAAACAGCGATCATTTATCTGAAAAATATTGTTTCCAAAGCTGAAATAGATGAAAAAATAACACCAGTTTTACAAGCAAAAGGTGTTATTTAA
- a CDS encoding transcription antiterminator BglG, whose amino-acid sequence MKDRTIQIFKRFICSEYSLTLDELSEDFKVSNRTIRNELKAINEFLISHKLPEIKTIRNRGMFLTLEQRERKQLDTLIDEKNEFEYLNREERIFDLIMAFSLSEDPIFLYQKESEYQISKSTMDEDMRRVRTILLEYGIEVLSIPKQGIVLKGSERTIRTMIYDVINQSIDSLLFLDEKEAGLSVSEKHLFRYIPKNVLKKIDRVYHQTISSREDIYRNQLVMFTAVWLSRYLRQELIPSSDWEVWTTDQNKLRSSFVDQLCKTLAVRPPTSELNYILFMLETFNTGSISNSVEWVQAQLLSIQLIQFVEQTTQIPFSKKEESLHEGLYRHMAGLISRVKSEIQILNPLKETVKRYYGNIYFAIEKFAPTIEAMTKNQLSDDEIAFLTIHFSTSVSAINQELKYTYKAVVVCNHGTATGRLLAEHLKELFSIEVVAVLSTGEIELIKKLDVDLIFSTLSLTYSEKPILVVDPIIRVESRKKVQEFLERNRQFKRLVNNNNDSTELFYNVLDLIKESGGTISSDIYQQLETTFDQNHLKINKRELQPMLKDVLKKSDILLLEKCSDWESTIRRVALPLLKENCIKESYVNAMIASVNEFGPYIVMGKHLALAHARPEDGVNKLGISVATLAEPVVFGNEENDPVKIIFCLAAVDSFSHLNIMKSLIELINDETKIDHLARCTNVADFETILYEEALKETKK is encoded by the coding sequence ATGAAAGATCGAACGATACAAATATTTAAACGATTTATTTGTTCAGAATATTCTTTGACTCTAGATGAATTAAGCGAGGATTTTAAAGTTAGCAACAGGACAATCAGAAATGAGCTTAAAGCAATCAATGAGTTTCTCATCAGTCATAAATTACCAGAGATTAAAACAATTCGAAACAGAGGCATGTTTTTAACACTAGAGCAAAGGGAAAGAAAACAACTAGATACGTTGATTGATGAAAAAAATGAATTCGAATATTTGAATCGAGAGGAACGGATCTTTGACTTGATCATGGCTTTTTCTTTATCGGAGGATCCTATTTTTTTATATCAAAAAGAATCAGAGTATCAAATATCAAAAAGCACAATGGACGAAGATATGCGTAGGGTCAGAACTATTCTTCTAGAGTATGGTATTGAAGTGTTGAGTATTCCTAAACAAGGGATCGTTTTAAAAGGATCAGAGCGAACGATTCGCACGATGATTTATGATGTGATCAACCAATCAATTGATAGCTTGTTGTTTCTTGATGAAAAAGAAGCTGGTTTGAGCGTTTCAGAAAAACACTTATTTCGTTATATTCCTAAAAATGTATTAAAAAAAATCGATCGCGTGTATCATCAAACGATTTCTTCAAGAGAAGATATTTATCGAAATCAGCTGGTCATGTTTACAGCTGTCTGGTTAAGTCGTTATTTAAGACAGGAATTGATCCCAAGCTCTGACTGGGAAGTTTGGACCACAGATCAAAATAAGCTTAGGAGCTCCTTTGTTGATCAACTGTGTAAAACTTTAGCAGTTAGACCGCCAACATCTGAATTAAATTATATCCTTTTTATGTTGGAAACCTTCAATACCGGGAGTATCAGCAATTCTGTTGAATGGGTCCAAGCCCAATTACTGTCGATCCAGCTGATTCAATTTGTCGAACAAACTACCCAAATTCCCTTTTCCAAAAAAGAGGAATCGCTACATGAAGGCTTATATCGTCATATGGCTGGCTTGATTAGCCGGGTAAAAAGTGAAATACAAATTTTAAATCCATTAAAAGAAACAGTCAAACGCTATTATGGAAATATTTATTTTGCGATTGAGAAATTTGCACCAACGATTGAAGCAATGACTAAAAATCAACTTAGCGATGATGAAATTGCCTTTTTGACTATTCATTTTTCCACGTCCGTCAGTGCGATCAATCAAGAGCTGAAATATACCTATAAAGCAGTTGTGGTTTGTAATCATGGAACAGCTACTGGTCGATTATTGGCAGAGCATTTAAAAGAACTGTTTAGTATTGAGGTAGTAGCTGTCCTAAGTACAGGTGAGATAGAACTGATCAAAAAACTAGATGTTGATTTGATTTTTTCAACACTTAGTTTAACGTATTCTGAAAAGCCGATTTTAGTAGTAGATCCGATCATCAGAGTAGAAAGTCGGAAAAAGGTTCAAGAGTTTTTAGAACGAAATAGACAATTTAAACGTTTGGTAAATAATAACAATGATTCTACTGAGTTATTTTATAACGTGCTTGATTTGATTAAAGAAAGCGGTGGTACGATTTCTAGCGATATCTATCAACAATTAGAAACCACTTTTGATCAGAATCATCTAAAGATAAATAAAAGGGAGTTGCAGCCGATGCTAAAAGATGTCTTAAAGAAAAGCGATATCTTGTTATTAGAGAAATGTTCAGATTGGGAGAGTACGATTCGACGAGTGGCACTTCCACTATTAAAAGAAAACTGTATTAAAGAATCTTATGTCAATGCCATGATTGCTTCTGTTAATGAATTTGGTCCATACATCGTGATGGGAAAACACTTGGCTTTAGCTCATGCAAGGCCAGAAGATGGCGTAAATAAGCTTGGGATAAGCGTTGCAACCTTAGCAGAACCTGTTGTCTTTGGTAATGAAGAAAATGATCCTGTGAAAATTATTTTTTGTCTAGCAGCAGTGGATTCTTTTTCCCACTTGAATATTATGAAAAGCTTGATTGAATTGATCAATGACGAAACAAAAATCGATCATTTAGCGCGCTGTACCAATGTAGCTGATTTTGAAACAATTTTATATGAAGAAGCGTTAAAAGAAACAAAAAAATAA
- a CDS encoding copper resistance protein CopZ — protein sequence MEKTVTINGMKCDGCVNIVKENFEKIAGVQSASVDLENKSASVTSDREISNTELQNSLSETKFTVA from the coding sequence ATGGAAAAAACAGTAACGATCAACGGAATGAAATGCGACGGTTGCGTAAACATTGTCAAAGAAAATTTTGAAAAAATTGCAGGGGTTCAATCTGCAAGTGTTGATTTAGAGAACAAATCAGCATCTGTAACAAGTGATAGAGAGATTTCAAATACTGAGTTGCAAAATTCATTATCAGAAACAAAATTCACTGTAGCATAA
- a CDS encoding penicillinase repressor: protein MSEKKKSLNITDAEWEIMRVAWTTKETTSKEVTEILNAKTEWKSTTVKTLLSRLVDKGMLGTTRNGNKFIYFPLVEERKSIEALSEEMLAKVCSKKVGKVLESIINESLLSFDDIDELEALLKEKRKSAVKEVACNCTPGQCQCHLV from the coding sequence ATGTCAGAAAAGAAAAAATCATTAAACATCACTGATGCAGAATGGGAAATCATGCGAGTTGCTTGGACGACCAAAGAGACGACAAGTAAGGAAGTAACAGAAATCCTAAATGCAAAGACTGAGTGGAAAAGTACTACAGTGAAGACCTTATTGAGTCGCCTAGTTGATAAAGGAATGTTGGGAACAACACGTAATGGCAATAAATTTATCTACTTTCCTTTAGTTGAAGAGCGTAAAAGCATCGAGGCACTTTCAGAAGAAATGCTGGCCAAAGTCTGCAGTAAAAAAGTCGGCAAGGTTCTTGAATCCATTATCAATGAAAGCTTGTTAAGCTTTGACGATATTGATGAATTAGAAGCGCTGCTGAAAGAAAAAAGAAAGTCAGCTGTAAAAGAAGTAGCTTGTAACTGTACGCCAGGACAATGTCAGTGTCATTTAGTTTAA